One region of Nothobranchius furzeri strain GRZ-AD chromosome 16, NfurGRZ-RIMD1, whole genome shotgun sequence genomic DNA includes:
- the plcxd1 gene encoding PI-PLC X domain-containing protein 1, whose protein sequence is MMDLAYQDWMSALPEELWDIPLTDLAIPGSHDAMSYCLDINSPLLRSESDYFRLLDGLFYCITRPLILKWATTQNKTIEEQLSMGIRYFDLRVAHKPNDPSSDLYFTHVIYTHLTVLETLVSVLNWLNSHPKEIVILVCSHLEGMDDKCHESFIFCLKRLFGSKLCPRKEPNLSLRSLWASGHQVILSYDSQITARHPELWPAIPYWWANKSTAQDVISYLDWHKDLGRPEGFFIAGLNLTADRSYIAKNPKESLQMMTYKNWECLRKWVEQQIPGSDPKSFNIIAGDFVGSLPLCSVVIPLNHRLLQRSSGQMKKLFKFIKPDSN, encoded by the exons ATGATGGATCTGGCCTACCAGGACTGGATGTCAGCTTTACCGGAGGAGCTGTGGGACATTCCTCTGACAGACCTGGCCATACCAG GCAGCCATGACGCTATGAGTTACTGCCTGGATATAAACTCCCCTCTGCTCAGGTCTGAGTCAGACTACTTCCGGCTCCTGGATGGACTCTTTTACTGCATCACAAGGCCTTTAATTTTAAAATGGGCCACCACACAG AACAAAACCATTGAGGAGCAGCTTTCCATGGGTATCCGATACTTTGACCTCAGAGTTGCTCACAAACCCAACGACCCATCCAGCGATCTCTACTTCACACATGTCATATACACACATCTGACTGTTTTG GAAACTCTGGTATCTGTTCTCAACTGGCTGAATTCTCACCCAAAGGAGATTGTGATCTTGGTTTGCAGTCATTTGGAGGGAATGGATGACAAATGTCACGAATCGTTCATTTTCTGCTTGAAGAGGTTGTTTGGTTCAAAGCTGTGTCCCCGGAAG GAACCAAACCTGAGCCTCAGGAGTCTGTGGGCGTCTGGTCACCAGGTCATTCTATCCTACGACTCACAAATCACAGCCAGACATCCAGAGCTGTGGCCAGCCATCCCCTACTGGTGGGCCAACAAGTCAACAGCACAGGATGTTATCAGCTACCTGGACTGGCACAAAGACTTGGGACGTCCAG AGGGGTTCTTCATCGCCGGTCTGAATCTCACAGCTGACAGAAGTTACATCGCCAAGAACCCAAAGGAGTCCCTGCAAATGATGACCTACAAAAACTGGGAGTGTTTGAGGAAATGGGTGGAGCAGCAGATACCTGGATCAGACCCCAAGAGCTTCAACATTATAGCAGGAGACTTTGTAGGGTCACTTCCGCTCTGCTCTGTGGTGATCCCACTCAACCACAGACTGTTGCAGAGGAGCTCCGGCCAGATGAAAAAACTATTTAAGTTTATAAAACCTGATTCTAattag